A region from the Triticum aestivum cultivar Chinese Spring chromosome 3D, IWGSC CS RefSeq v2.1, whole genome shotgun sequence genome encodes:
- the LOC123080754 gene encoding protein LATERAL ROOT PRIMORDIUM 1 has product MAAGDVGMVVVAPAASFHHTHHHHHHHDAAAAAAASDAIFPLLSAGSCVLDPEAAKAAAASGGIQFWQSAQHHQQQHSPSAAGGGGGNPNPSLGPFYLKKPFPMLDTGGDGSSGSGTTTCQDCGNQAKKDCTHSRCRTCCKSRGFDCSTHVKSTWVPAARRRERQHLGGSASSPATASTAAGSKKPRLLSSQQATTSYTSTSNATTPRSYDTTSSHQDASFRGNLPRQVRAPAVFRCVRVTSVDDGEDEYAYQATVTINGHVFKGFLYDQGVDDGRASNDIDSSTGGAVPNMSELHLGGGGNAARGGGGSSSMAPSDMYGGGGAGGAGGGGGGQHILGGGSSYGNTMN; this is encoded by the exons ATGGCGGCCGGCGACGTGGGGATGGTGGTGGTCGCCCCTGCGGCCTCGTTCCACCACacgcaccaccatcaccaccaccacgaCGCGGCCGCCGCGGCCGCTGCCTCCGACGCCATCTTCCCGCTGCTCTCCGCGGGCTCCTGCGTGCTCGACCCCGAGGCGGCCAAGGCCGCGGCCGCCAGCGGCGGCATCCAGTTCTGGCAGTCCGCGCAGCACCATCAGCAGCAGCACTCGCcgtcggccgcgggcggcggcggcggcaaccctaaccctagcctcggCCCCTTCTACCTCAAGAAGCCCTTCCCGATGCTCGACACCGGCGGCGACGGGTCCTCCGGCTCCGGCACCACCACCTGCCAGGACTGCGGCAACCAGGCCAAGAAGGACTGCACCCACAGCCGCTGCCGCACCTGCTGCAAGAGCCGCGGCTTCGACTGCTCCACGCACGTCAAGAGCACCTGggtccccgccgcccgccgccgcgagcGCCAGCACCTCGGCGGCTCCGCCTCGTcccccgccaccgcctccaccgccgcggGATCGAAGAAGCCTCGCCTCCTCTCCTCCCAGCAGGCCACCACGTCGTACACCTCCACCTCCAACGCCACCACGCCGCGCAGCTACGACACCACCTCCAGCCATCAAG ACGCATCGTTCAGGGGGAACCTGCCGCGGCAGGTGCGCGCGCCGGCGGTGTTCAGGTGCGTGCGCGTGACGTCCGTCGACGACGGCGAGGACGAGTACGCGTACCAGGCCACGGTGACCATCAACGGCCACGTCTTCAAGGGCTTCCTCTACGACCAGGGCGTGGACGACGGCCGCGCCAGCAATGACATCGACTCGAGCACCGGCGGCGCCGTGCCCAACATGTCCGAGCTCCACCTCGGGGGCGGCGGCAATGCCGCGAGGGGAGGCGGGGGTTCCTCCTCGATGGCGCCCTCCGACATGTACGGCGGCGGTGGCGCCGGAGGAGCAGGCGGAGGGGGAGGAGGCCAGCACATACTCGGCGGCGGGTCCAGCTATGGTAACACCATGAACTGA